In one window of Frigoriglobus tundricola DNA:
- a CDS encoding methyltransferase domain-containing protein: MTDHEYKQRLAENFDARSLDYNTNNFHGRLAERVVALARPQPDDVVLDIATGTGLAALAAARLVGAGGRVVGVDVSPGMLAGAKQAVEAAGAKNVELVQADAEEKTFPAASFDVVLCVSSLPYFTDIPAALKTWHGYLKSGGRVAFNCWSAGSYVTGSLVRAVAARHGIVMPVTGEEIGSPDRCRAVLAAAGFVDPDVVVEPTGQHFVPMAQVERAWDGWVKNPVFHPRNPDAAAKLLGLRDEYLTEARSRATEQGVWDEMTAYFVVGKKA, encoded by the coding sequence ATGACGGACCACGAATACAAGCAGAGGTTGGCCGAGAACTTCGACGCCCGGAGCCTCGACTACAACACGAACAACTTCCACGGGCGGCTCGCCGAGCGGGTCGTGGCCCTCGCTCGCCCGCAGCCGGACGATGTTGTTCTGGACATCGCTACCGGCACGGGCTTGGCGGCACTCGCCGCCGCACGACTCGTTGGTGCGGGCGGTCGGGTCGTCGGCGTGGACGTGTCGCCGGGCATGTTGGCGGGGGCGAAGCAGGCCGTCGAAGCAGCCGGGGCGAAGAACGTCGAACTGGTTCAGGCCGACGCCGAGGAGAAGACGTTTCCTGCGGCGAGCTTCGACGTGGTGCTGTGCGTCTCGTCCCTGCCGTACTTCACCGACATCCCCGCCGCCCTCAAGACGTGGCACGGCTACCTGAAGTCCGGTGGGCGGGTGGCCTTCAACTGCTGGTCGGCGGGGTCGTATGTCACCGGCTCGCTCGTCCGGGCGGTCGCCGCCCGGCACGGCATCGTGATGCCGGTGACGGGGGAGGAGATCGGCTCGCCGGATCGCTGCCGTGCGGTCCTTGCCGCTGCCGGGTTCGTGGACCCGGACGTGGTGGTCGAGCCGACCGGCCAGCACTTCGTCCCGATGGCTCAGGTCGAGAGGGCGTGGGACGGGTGGGTGAAGAACCCGGTGTTCCACCCCCGCAACCCGGACGCTGCCGCCAAGCTGCTCGGCCTGCGGGACGAGTACCTGACCGAAGCCCGGAGTCGGGCCACCGAGCAAGGGGTGTGGGACGAAATGACCGCCTACTTCGTGGTGGGCAAGAAGGCGTAG
- a CDS encoding MFS transporter yields the protein MSIAGKLTRDGWLPLMPDVYWAVGVLLARFSISQMDVPTRQAYTMAAVRPDERSAAAGVTGVARSVGASLSPVVATVLVGSVGWASVPFFLAGGLKIVYDVLLYRAFATTKSGDVK from the coding sequence TTGAGCATCGCCGGGAAGTTGACACGGGACGGGTGGCTGCCGCTGATGCCCGACGTGTATTGGGCGGTCGGGGTGCTGCTGGCCCGGTTCAGCATCTCGCAGATGGACGTGCCGACCCGTCAGGCGTACACGATGGCGGCGGTGCGGCCCGACGAGCGCTCGGCGGCGGCGGGCGTGACGGGCGTGGCCCGGTCGGTGGGCGCTTCGCTCTCGCCGGTGGTGGCGACGGTCCTCGTGGGGAGCGTGGGGTGGGCGAGCGTCCCGTTCTTCCTCGCCGGGGGACTCAAGATCGTCTACGACGTGCTGCTGTACCGGGCGTTTGCGACCACCAAGTCGGGGGACGTGAAGTGA
- a CDS encoding haloacid dehalogenase type II, with the protein MARPKVILFDVNETLLDLTPVKESVGKALGGRPELAPLWFTTLLQYSLVATVAGKYLDFGEIGSACLRMLAKNHGVELSEDDARGAVSPMRSLPPHPDVIPALKRLRDAKHRLVTLTNSSKAAVADQMKHAGLTDFFESSLSVEDVGKYKPHADVYRWAAGRVGADVSECLLVAAHGWDVAGAAWAGMKTAFVARPGQQVFPPGPGPGITIPSLAELEGELDRRS; encoded by the coding sequence ATGGCACGGCCCAAGGTGATCTTGTTCGACGTGAACGAGACGCTGCTCGACCTGACGCCCGTGAAGGAGAGCGTCGGCAAGGCACTCGGCGGTCGCCCGGAGCTTGCCCCGCTGTGGTTCACGACGCTCCTCCAGTATTCGCTCGTGGCGACCGTGGCCGGGAAGTACCTCGACTTCGGCGAGATCGGGTCGGCGTGCCTGCGGATGCTCGCTAAGAACCACGGCGTCGAGTTGTCCGAGGACGACGCCAGAGGAGCCGTGTCCCCGATGCGGTCGCTCCCGCCGCACCCCGACGTGATACCGGCCCTGAAACGGCTGCGGGACGCCAAGCACCGGCTCGTCACGCTGACCAACTCCTCGAAGGCGGCGGTGGCCGACCAGATGAAACACGCCGGGCTGACGGACTTCTTCGAGTCGTCTTTGAGCGTCGAGGACGTTGGGAAGTACAAGCCGCACGCCGACGTGTACCGCTGGGCGGCGGGCCGGGTCGGGGCCGACGTGTCGGAGTGCCTGCTCGTCGCCGCCCACGGGTGGGACGTAGCGGGGGCGGCTTGGGCCGGGATGAAGACCGCATTCGTCGCCCGGCCCGGCCAGCAGGTGTTCCCGCCCGGTCCTGGGCCGGGCATTACGATCCCGTCGCTCGCCGAACTTGAGGGCGAGTTGGATCGCCGGTCGTAG
- a CDS encoding ATP-binding protein, whose amino-acid sequence MNQRRDQQADDAHAFLAGGGEMGERTRAFDWSNTPVGPPSAWPQSLKTAVSICLGSRFPITLWWGRSEYTTFYNDAYRPALGVTKHPGWLGRSGRECWSDVWHIVGPMLESVFATGEATWSEDLLLIMGRNVSQEETYFTFSYSPIRDDAGGIGGIFCAVTETTRRVIGERRLRTLRDLGRTVPEAKSTTHACAVAAHVLAANPADIPFALIYLLDDGGRRAVLAGQTRLDPDTSASPAAVELDGPNAPWPFRQVADGGKPVEVTDLSRTFGPLPGGVWPEPPHRAVVLPLAKPGQDRLAGFVVAGVSPRLVFDDEYRGFVDLLAGHVAAAVASARAYEEEKRRAEALAELDRAKTAFFSNVSHEFRTPLTLMLGPVEGLLARTDDGLAPADVRGELEVVSRNGLRLLRLVNSLLDFSRIEAGRVRAVYQPTDLAAVTADLASVFRSACERADLRLEVDCQPLGAPVFVDPEMWEKVVLNLLSNAFKFTFEGGIAVSVRRAGDAAELRVRDTGTGIPAEEMPRLFERFHRIENARGRTHDGSGIGLAMVQELVKLHGGSVTAESVVGAGTTFTVAVPLGSAHLPADRLGGGRTTGPVSSQATLYVEEAFRWLPDQPHDASDERPPTPEPLPDSQPALAPDDRPRVLVADDNADMRQYVLRLLADQYTVEAVPDGAAALAAARDRTPDLVVTDVMMPRLDGFGLLKELRADPRTSGLPVLMLSARAGEESRVEGMEAGADDYLVKPFGARELLARVGSLVQIARLRREAERRWRDLAEALPNLVWTALPDGRGDYFSRQCVTFTGVPEADLLGDAWLERVIHPDDRQRTLDCWTAAVQGRGVYDIVYRLRRHDGAYRWFQTRGVPVRDDLGRIAKWFGTCTDIEDQKQAQAALAHSEERFRTLFESMGEAFCVIELVYDAARRPVDYLFLEANPAFERHTGLKNAVGRTARELVPDLDAHWLNIYGSVAATGEPTRYVNEAKAIGRWFDVYAYRVGGPGSGKVGVLLTDVTDRKRVEEATRRQSERLRRLAEIATRLTAAPDVASITGLVTEEARSLIGAHQAVTGFTTDQNWGQAINTVSLSEKYAAWRGYEERPDGSGVYSLVCRTNRPVRMTQAELEGHPAYLRFGPHARRHPPMRGWLAAPLVGRDGRNLGLIQLSDRHEGEFSAEDESILVQLAQMASVAIENARLVQDLLDADRRKDEFLATLAHELRNPLAPIRTGLQLLRLSGGDVVTGEKARTMMERQLGQMVRLVDDLMDVSRINQGKLELRKERIDLAAVLTSAVETSRPLIEQMDHHLEVVLPPQPVVVEADLTRLAQVFMNLLNNAAKYTERGGRITLAAEWHGGDVAVAVRDTGIGIAPDQLPRLFEMFSQVTTALERSQGGLGIGLCLVKRLVEMHGGRIEAGSDGPGKGSEFIVRLPVVVEATRPQPPASDGGIAPKTSLRILVVDDNRDGADSLADMLGLMGGDTRTAYDGEVAVTAAVEFRPDVIVLDIGLPKLNGYEACRRIRAQANGRKVVVIAQTGWGQEEDRQRTQEAGFDHHLVKPVDPAALMKLLAGLPSAART is encoded by the coding sequence ATGAACCAGCGAAGAGATCAACAGGCCGATGACGCTCACGCCTTCCTCGCCGGGGGCGGCGAGATGGGGGAGCGCACCCGTGCCTTCGACTGGTCGAACACGCCGGTCGGCCCCCCTTCGGCATGGCCGCAGAGCCTCAAGACGGCGGTGAGTATCTGCCTCGGCTCCCGCTTTCCCATTACCCTGTGGTGGGGCCGTTCGGAGTACACGACGTTTTACAACGACGCCTACCGGCCCGCCCTCGGCGTCACGAAACACCCCGGCTGGTTGGGGCGGTCGGGGCGTGAGTGTTGGAGCGACGTGTGGCACATCGTTGGTCCCATGCTGGAAAGCGTCTTCGCCACAGGGGAGGCCACTTGGTCCGAAGACTTGCTCCTCATCATGGGGCGCAATGTGTCCCAGGAAGAAACGTACTTCACCTTCTCCTACAGCCCCATCCGTGACGACGCAGGCGGGATCGGCGGCATCTTCTGCGCCGTCACCGAAACGACTCGGCGGGTGATCGGGGAGCGGCGGCTGCGGACCCTGCGTGACCTCGGCAGGACGGTCCCAGAGGCGAAGTCCACGACCCACGCCTGCGCCGTCGCCGCCCACGTCCTCGCTGCCAACCCCGCCGACATCCCCTTTGCACTAATCTACCTGCTGGACGACGGCGGGAGGCGGGCGGTTCTGGCCGGGCAGACCCGTCTGGACCCGGACACCAGCGCCAGCCCCGCCGCCGTCGAACTGGACGGACCCAACGCCCCGTGGCCGTTCCGCCAGGTCGCCGACGGGGGAAAGCCCGTCGAGGTCACGGACCTGTCCCGCACGTTCGGCCCATTGCCGGGCGGGGTGTGGCCCGAACCGCCCCACCGGGCCGTCGTCCTGCCGCTGGCGAAACCGGGTCAGGACCGGCTCGCCGGGTTCGTCGTGGCCGGGGTCAGTCCCCGACTGGTATTCGACGACGAATACCGGGGTTTTGTGGACCTGCTCGCCGGTCACGTCGCCGCCGCCGTCGCCAGCGCACGGGCCTACGAGGAGGAGAAGCGGCGGGCCGAGGCGCTGGCCGAACTGGACCGGGCCAAGACCGCCTTCTTCTCGAACGTGAGCCACGAGTTCCGCACCCCGCTGACCCTCATGCTCGGCCCGGTCGAGGGGCTGCTGGCCCGCACCGACGACGGCCTCGCCCCCGCCGACGTGCGGGGCGAACTCGAAGTCGTCAGCCGGAACGGTCTGCGGCTGCTGCGGCTGGTGAACTCGTTGCTGGACTTCTCCCGGATCGAGGCGGGCCGGGTCCGGGCCGTGTACCAGCCGACCGACCTCGCCGCCGTGACCGCCGACCTCGCCAGCGTGTTCCGGTCGGCGTGCGAGCGAGCCGATCTGCGGCTGGAGGTCGATTGCCAGCCGCTCGGTGCGCCGGTGTTCGTGGACCCGGAGATGTGGGAGAAGGTGGTCCTGAACCTCCTGTCCAATGCCTTTAAGTTCACTTTCGAGGGCGGGATCGCCGTCTCGGTGCGGCGGGCCGGGGATGCCGCCGAACTGCGGGTCCGGGACACCGGCACCGGCATCCCCGCCGAGGAGATGCCCCGGCTGTTCGAGCGGTTCCACCGGATCGAGAACGCACGGGGCCGCACGCACGACGGGAGCGGCATCGGGCTTGCGATGGTGCAGGAGTTGGTGAAGTTGCACGGCGGGTCCGTCACCGCCGAGAGCGTCGTCGGGGCGGGAACGACGTTCACCGTGGCCGTGCCGCTGGGGTCGGCCCACCTGCCCGCCGACCGGCTCGGCGGGGGCCGCACCACAGGGCCGGTTTCGTCCCAGGCCACGCTCTACGTCGAGGAGGCGTTCCGCTGGCTCCCGGACCAGCCCCACGACGCAAGCGACGAACGGCCCCCGACTCCCGAACCGCTCCCGGATTCGCAACCGGCACTCGCCCCGGACGACCGGCCCCGTGTCCTCGTCGCCGACGACAACGCCGACATGCGGCAGTACGTCCTGCGGCTCTTGGCCGACCAGTACACCGTCGAGGCCGTGCCGGACGGGGCGGCGGCGCTGGCGGCGGCACGGGACCGGACGCCCGATCTGGTCGTGACCGACGTGATGATGCCCCGGCTGGACGGGTTCGGGCTGCTCAAGGAACTGCGGGCCGACCCCCGCACCAGCGGCCTGCCCGTCCTTATGCTGTCGGCCCGTGCCGGGGAGGAGAGCCGGGTCGAGGGCATGGAGGCCGGGGCCGACGACTACCTCGTGAAGCCGTTCGGGGCCAGGGAACTGCTGGCCCGTGTCGGCTCGCTGGTGCAGATCGCCAGGTTGCGGCGGGAGGCCGAGCGGCGGTGGCGGGACTTGGCCGAAGCTCTCCCCAACCTCGTCTGGACGGCGCTGCCGGACGGTCGGGGCGACTACTTCAGCCGCCAGTGCGTCACCTTCACGGGCGTCCCGGAGGCCGACCTGCTCGGCGACGCCTGGCTGGAGCGGGTCATCCACCCCGACGACCGCCAGCGGACCCTCGACTGTTGGACGGCGGCGGTGCAGGGGCGGGGCGTCTACGACATCGTGTACCGCCTGCGCCGCCACGACGGGGCGTACCGCTGGTTCCAGACACGGGGCGTTCCCGTCCGGGACGACCTGGGGCGCATCGCCAAGTGGTTCGGCACCTGCACCGACATCGAGGACCAGAAGCAGGCTCAGGCGGCGCTGGCTCATAGCGAGGAACGGTTCCGCACCCTGTTCGAGTCGATGGGCGAGGCGTTCTGCGTTATCGAGCTTGTCTACGACGCCGCCCGCCGCCCCGTCGATTACCTCTTTTTGGAAGCGAACCCGGCGTTCGAGAGGCACACCGGCTTGAAGAACGCCGTGGGCCGGACGGCCCGAGAGTTGGTCCCGGACCTCGACGCCCACTGGCTCAACATTTACGGGAGCGTGGCGGCGACCGGCGAGCCGACCCGGTACGTCAACGAGGCCAAGGCGATAGGGCGGTGGTTCGACGTTTACGCCTACCGGGTGGGCGGGCCGGGCAGTGGCAAGGTGGGCGTTCTCCTCACCGATGTCACCGACCGGAAGCGAGTCGAGGAAGCGACCCGGAGGCAGTCGGAACGACTGCGCCGCCTGGCCGAGATCGCCACCCGGTTGACCGCCGCCCCCGATGTCGCCTCGATCACCGGCCTCGTCACCGAGGAGGCCCGGTCCCTGATCGGGGCGCACCAGGCGGTCACGGGCTTCACCACGGACCAGAATTGGGGCCAGGCGATCAACACGGTGTCACTGTCCGAGAAGTACGCCGCCTGGCGGGGGTACGAGGAGAGGCCGGACGGTTCGGGCGTCTACTCGCTGGTCTGCCGCACCAACAGGCCGGTGCGCATGACGCAGGCCGAGTTGGAGGGCCACCCGGCGTACTTGAGGTTCGGGCCGCACGCCCGGAGGCACCCGCCGATGCGGGGCTGGCTCGCCGCCCCGCTGGTCGGGCGGGACGGGCGGAACCTGGGCCTGATCCAGCTTTCCGACCGGCACGAGGGGGAGTTCAGCGCCGAGGACGAGAGCATCCTCGTGCAACTGGCGCAGATGGCCTCCGTCGCCATCGAGAACGCCCGCCTCGTGCAAGACCTGCTCGACGCCGACCGCCGCAAGGACGAATTCCTGGCGACCCTGGCGCACGAACTCCGCAACCCGCTGGCCCCGATCCGCACCGGCCTGCAACTCCTGCGTCTGTCGGGTGGGGATGTCGTCACCGGCGAGAAGGCCCGGACCATGATGGAGCGGCAGTTGGGCCAGATGGTGCGGCTGGTCGATGACCTGATGGACGTGAGCCGCATCAACCAGGGCAAGCTCGAACTGCGCAAGGAACGGATCGACCTGGCGGCGGTGCTGACCAGCGCCGTCGAAACCAGCCGCCCGCTGATCGAGCAGATGGACCATCACCTGGAAGTCGTTCTCCCGCCCCAGCCGGTCGTGGTCGAAGCCGACCTGACCCGGCTTGCCCAGGTCTTCATGAACCTGCTGAACAATGCCGCCAAGTACACCGAGCGGGGCGGGCGGATCACGCTCGCCGCCGAGTGGCACGGGGGCGACGTGGCGGTGGCGGTCCGGGACACCGGCATCGGCATCGCCCCCGACCAGTTGCCCCGGCTGTTCGAGATGTTCTCGCAGGTGACGACGGCCCTGGAGCGGTCCCAGGGCGGGCTGGGGATCGGCCTGTGCCTGGTGAAGCGTCTGGTGGAGATGCACGGCGGGCGGATCGAGGCCGGGAGCGACGGGCCGGGAAAGGGATCGGAATTCATCGTCCGGCTGCCGGTCGTGGTCGAGGCGACCCGACCGCAACCGCCAGCGAGCGACGGCGGGATCGCCCCGAAGACCTCGCTCCGCATCCTGGTGGTGGACGACAACCGGGACGGTGCCGACAGCCTGGCCGACATGCTGGGGTTGATGGGCGGCGACACCCGCACGGCCTACGACGGCGAGGTGGCGGTAACAGCGGCGGTCGAGTTCCGGCCCGACGTGATCGTACTGGACATCGGGTTGCCGAAGCTGAACGGGTACGAGGCGTGCCGCCGCATCCGGGCGCAGGCGAACGGCAGGAAGGTGGTCGTCATCGCCCAAACCGGCTGGGGGCAGGAGGAGGACCGGCAGCGCACCCAGGAGGCCGGGTTCGACCACCACCTGGTCAAGCCGGTGGACCCCGCCGCCCTGATGAAGCTGCTGGCGGGGCTGCCGTCTGCGGCCCGGACGTGA
- a CDS encoding hybrid sensor histidine kinase/response regulator, producing MEDHTDDRTLDSQHALAFAEHIISTLREPFVVLDKSLRVRTANAAFYRDFHASKDDTEGRFIYELGNGQWDIPRLRALLAQILSNSHPVEDFEVEHDFPALGRRSMLLNARRFPPGGDDADLVLLAIEDDTDRKRAEAAVRSSERRQRFILESIPQKLATARPNGDVDYFNPQWAEFTGLTFDQIRDWGWKQVIHPDDLAEHVRAWRHSITTGERFEFESRFRRADGEYRWHVSRAVPMRDEAGGVVMWVGSNTDVHDIKRAEIARTDSEVRFRRLFESAQDGILILDAGTGKVIDANPFMTALLGYPHDEFVGKELWEIGLFRDIDESRAAYRELQEKGYVRYENLPLESRSGHKVEVEFVSNVYAEGQHQVVQCNVRDITERSRLQRQVKEQAAALADLDRRKDEFLATLAHELRNPLAPIRNSLQIMKLPRVDAATVERSRNVIERQVQQMVRLVDDLMDVSRIVQGKVELRTERVELATVVARAVETARPIIDAKGHDLAITIPTESLPLEADVVRLAQVVGNLLTNAAKYTEPGGRIRLSARRDGDEAVLRVTDTGIGIAPDMLPKVFDLFVQVDPIATRSQGGLGIGLMLVKNLVGLHGGTVEAHSGGLGAGSEFVVRLPLMSPGRVQPEVSDAGERPNEPHPGRRLLVVDDNVDAAESLATLLGLGGHEVRVAHGGTDALAVATDYRPEMVFLDIGMPGMDGYEVARRLRTLPGLGRAVLVALTGWGSPDDRRRTTEAGFDHHLVKPVEPAVLAALLAGSPRRT from the coding sequence GTGGAAGATCACACCGACGACCGCACCTTGGACTCGCAGCACGCCCTCGCCTTCGCCGAACACATCATTTCGACGCTGCGGGAGCCGTTCGTCGTCCTCGACAAGAGCCTCCGTGTCCGCACCGCTAACGCCGCCTTCTACCGGGATTTTCACGCCTCGAAGGACGACACCGAGGGCCGCTTCATCTACGAGTTGGGGAATGGGCAGTGGGACATCCCCCGGCTCCGGGCGCTCCTGGCACAAATTCTGAGCAACAGCCACCCGGTCGAGGACTTCGAGGTCGAACACGACTTCCCCGCCCTGGGGCGCAGGTCTATGCTCCTCAACGCACGCCGGTTCCCGCCAGGGGGAGACGATGCGGATTTGGTCCTCCTCGCCATCGAGGACGACACCGACCGGAAGCGGGCGGAAGCGGCGGTGCGGTCGAGCGAGCGGCGGCAGCGGTTCATTCTGGAGTCGATCCCGCAGAAACTCGCCACCGCCCGACCGAACGGCGACGTGGACTATTTCAACCCGCAGTGGGCCGAGTTCACCGGCCTGACGTTCGATCAAATCCGGGATTGGGGTTGGAAACAGGTCATTCACCCCGACGACCTGGCCGAACACGTCCGGGCGTGGCGGCACTCGATCACGACCGGCGAGCGGTTCGAGTTCGAGAGCCGGTTCCGGCGGGCCGACGGCGAGTACCGCTGGCACGTCAGCCGTGCCGTGCCGATGCGGGACGAGGCGGGCGGCGTCGTCATGTGGGTCGGCTCGAACACCGACGTTCACGACATCAAGCGGGCCGAAATCGCCCGGACGGACTCCGAGGTCCGGTTCCGGCGACTGTTCGAGTCGGCCCAGGACGGCATCCTGATCCTCGACGCCGGGACGGGGAAGGTGATCGACGCCAACCCGTTCATGACGGCCCTGTTGGGCTACCCGCACGACGAGTTCGTGGGCAAGGAACTGTGGGAGATCGGCCTGTTCCGGGACATCGACGAGAGCCGGGCGGCGTACCGGGAACTGCAAGAAAAGGGGTACGTTCGGTACGAGAACCTGCCGCTGGAAAGTCGCAGCGGGCACAAGGTCGAGGTCGAGTTCGTCAGCAACGTCTATGCGGAGGGCCAGCATCAGGTCGTGCAGTGCAACGTCCGGGACATCACCGAGCGGAGCCGGTTGCAGCGGCAGGTGAAGGAGCAGGCGGCGGCACTGGCCGACCTGGACCGCCGCAAGGACGAGTTCCTGGCGACCCTGGCCCACGAACTCCGCAACCCGCTGGCCCCGATCCGCAACTCGCTCCAAATCATGAAGCTGCCGAGGGTCGATGCCGCCACCGTCGAGCGGTCCCGAAACGTGATCGAGCGGCAGGTGCAGCAGATGGTCCGGCTGGTCGATGACCTGATGGACGTGTCCCGCATCGTGCAGGGCAAGGTCGAACTCCGCACGGAGCGGGTGGAACTCGCCACGGTGGTTGCCCGTGCGGTGGAAACCGCCCGCCCGATCATCGACGCCAAAGGTCACGATTTGGCGATCACGATTCCGACCGAATCACTGCCGCTGGAAGCGGACGTGGTTCGGCTGGCCCAAGTCGTCGGCAACCTGCTGACGAATGCCGCCAAGTACACCGAGCCGGGGGGCCGAATTCGACTTTCGGCCCGGCGGGACGGCGACGAGGCCGTGCTGCGGGTGACGGACACCGGCATCGGCATCGCCCCCGACATGCTCCCGAAAGTGTTCGACCTGTTCGTGCAGGTGGACCCCATCGCCACCCGGTCCCAGGGCGGGCTGGGCATCGGCCTGATGCTCGTGAAGAACCTCGTCGGGTTGCACGGGGGAACGGTCGAGGCCCACAGCGGCGGGCTGGGGGCCGGGAGCGAGTTCGTCGTTCGCCTGCCGCTCATGAGTCCGGGGCGTGTTCAGCCGGAAGTGTCGGATGCGGGCGAACGACCGAACGAGCCGCACCCGGGGCGGCGGCTCCTGGTGGTCGATGACAACGTGGACGCCGCCGAAAGCCTCGCCACGCTTTTGGGCCTGGGCGGTCACGAGGTCCGGGTCGCCCACGGCGGTACGGACGCCCTCGCCGTGGCGACGGACTACCGACCGGAGATGGTGTTCCTGGACATCGGGATGCCGGGGATGGACGGTTACGAAGTGGCCCGGCGGCTGCGAACGCTGCCCGGCCTGGGGCGTGCTGTGCTGGTGGCCCTGACGGGCTGGGGCAGCCCGGACGACCGCCGCCGCACGACGGAGGCCGGGTTCGACCACCACCTTGTCAAGCCGGTCGAGCCTGCGGTGCTTGCGGCACTGCTGGCCGGATCGCCCAGACGAACTTGA
- a CDS encoding CIA30 family protein, whose amino-acid sequence MIHRTLSLPFLLLMGSFVMAEDTPKTLIDFAGVGALKEWQAVNDGVMGGICEGTFKITDQKTLEFSGTLSLENNGGFASVRTKAKKLGLENGDTLVAKVRGDGREYSLNLYLDKPLMAFSYRATVQTKKGEWVEVKIPLNKFEATSFGRVVKDAGVVKPEEVNALGFMVSDKKAGPFKLEVESITVERAGK is encoded by the coding sequence ATGATCCACCGAACACTGTCTTTGCCCTTCCTGCTCCTGATGGGGTCGTTCGTCATGGCCGAAGACACGCCGAAAACACTGATCGACTTCGCCGGGGTCGGTGCCCTCAAGGAGTGGCAGGCGGTCAACGACGGCGTGATGGGTGGCATCTGCGAGGGCACCTTCAAGATCACCGACCAGAAGACGCTGGAGTTCTCCGGCACGCTGTCGCTGGAGAACAACGGCGGCTTCGCCTCGGTGCGGACGAAGGCCAAGAAACTCGGCCTGGAGAACGGCGATACGCTGGTCGCCAAGGTCCGGGGCGATGGCCGGGAGTATTCGCTGAACCTCTACCTAGACAAGCCGCTGATGGCCTTCTCGTACCGGGCCACCGTGCAAACCAAGAAGGGCGAGTGGGTCGAGGTCAAAATCCCGCTCAACAAGTTCGAGGCCACATCGTTCGGTCGGGTCGTCAAGGACGCCGGTGTCGTGAAACCGGAAGAGGTCAACGCCCTGGGCTTCATGGTGAGCGACAAGAAGGCGGGGCCGTTCAAGTTGGAAGTGGAGTCGATCACGGTAGAGCGGGCGGGGAAGTGA
- a CDS encoding TspO/MBR family protein, with product MTWMEWYDALVKPSWTPAPATIGLIWTLLYPVILVSFGFVFVQALRHRVPWLMALPFAVNLVANLIFTPIQFGLRNLPLAATDIVVVWATILWCVVAVWPHYRWIAVVQVPYFVWVSLATVLQLSITAMNWGKS from the coding sequence ATGACGTGGATGGAATGGTACGACGCACTCGTGAAGCCGTCGTGGACGCCCGCACCGGCCACCATCGGTCTGATTTGGACGCTCCTGTACCCTGTCATCCTCGTCAGCTTCGGGTTCGTGTTCGTGCAGGCGTTGCGGCACAGGGTTCCGTGGCTCATGGCGCTCCCCTTCGCCGTCAACCTCGTGGCGAATCTGATCTTCACGCCGATCCAGTTCGGGCTGCGGAACCTGCCGCTGGCGGCAACGGACATCGTGGTCGTGTGGGCGACGATCCTCTGGTGCGTGGTCGCCGTCTGGCCGCATTACCGCTGGATCGCCGTGGTGCAGGTGCCGTACTTCGTGTGGGTATCGCTGGCGACCGTGCTGCAACTGTCGATCACGGCGATGAATTGGGGGAAATCATGA